A section of the Sebastes fasciatus isolate fSebFas1 chromosome 5, fSebFas1.pri, whole genome shotgun sequence genome encodes:
- the st6galnac5b gene encoding alpha-N-acetylgalactosaminide alpha-2,6-sialyltransferase 5b isoform X2 yields MKMKIRVCQGVSGIIIVTMVTSFMLVYNNSGSGDRSASSSASSSSLSSHRSDVPSTKKPEKPQRLPTPTLEGYTGVMDHKPLKMHCRTCALVTSSGQLTGSRRGDEIDQSECVIRMNDAPSINYQQDVGRRTSLRVVAHSSLQRVLRSRQELLNASQDSVFIFWGPSSCMRRDGKGHVYNNLRLLNQLLPKLKVYVISRIKMLRFDELFKKETGIDRKSSNSWLSTGWFTMAIAVELCDRIDVYGMVPPDFCSDNFKSLSLPCSQASE; encoded by the exons ATGAAGATGAAGATAAGAGTG TGCCAGGGGGTTAGTGGCATCATCAtcgtcaccatggttaccagTTTTATGTTGGTGTACAACAACAGCGGCTCTGGCGACAGATCGGCTTCCTCAtcggcatcatcatcatcactgtcgTCCCACCGTTCAGATGTTCCATCCACGAAAAAGCCAGAGAAACCGCAGAGACTTCCAACACCAACACTTGAGGGGTACACAGGTGTCATGGATCATAAG CCTCTGAAGATGCACTGCAGGACTTGTGCCCTGGTGACCAGCTCTGGCCAGCTAACCGGGAGCAGGAGAGGTGATGAAATCGACCAGTCTGAGTGCGTAATCCGCATGAACGATGCTCCCAGCATAAACTATCAGCAGGATGTTGGCCGACGCACGAGCCTGCGTGTCGTAGCTCACTCCAGCCTGCAGAGGGTGCTGCGGAGCCGTCAGGAGCTGCTCAACGCCAGCCAAGACTCAGTGTTCATCTTCTGGGGACCCAGCAGCTGCATGAGGCGGGATGGGAAAGGCCATGTTTACAACAACCTACGGCTGTTGAACCAGCTGCTGCCCAAACTTAAAGTCTACGTCATTTCTCGGATCAAAATGCTGAGGTTCGATGAACTATTTAAAAAGGAAACGGGGATTGATAG GAAGAGCTCCAACTCCTGGCTGAGTACCGGCTGGTTCACCATGGCCATAGCCGTGGAGCTGTGTGACAGGATCGACGTGTACGGCATGGTGCCACCGGATTTCTGCAG